The sequence GCCGCCCGTCTGGACGCCGTCCGCCAGCACGCTGCCGTCCCGGACCCGGCGGATGACCACGCGTACCCCACCGGCACCGGAGCCGATGATTTTCGCGTCATGGGAGACGGCGCGGACGATTATCCGTGTTTCGGTTGCCTGCGCGTGCAGATTGCCGGGCAGCAGGCTGCCGGACAGGAACAGGGACAAAAAAAGAACGCCGACAACTCGGGTTGTCGGCGTTCTCAGAGCGGGCAGTGGGGTCATGAGGGTCAGGCGTGAATCCGTTGTCTGAACATGACGGGTACGAGGCCTTTGTCGGGAATTCCGATCTGGACCAGCTCCCAACCGGGATCGTAGCCGTCAATCATGGCCCGGAGCCGTTCAATCCGATGGAAGGACGAATCTCCGCCATGATGCCAATCAAATGCTTCTACCCGGTAGTTGGTAAGGCGTTTCTCCCCGTTCACCGTAACCAGGACTTCAACCGTGTTCTCGGATCCCATGTCGGGGACCTGGATGCAGATTTCCCTCATGATGGCTACCTCATATGCATGGCTCAGTTGCCTTGATGGATATAGTGGCTCTGGATGAAGTTCTCGGTCACCACGTGACCGTCGAACAGGTGGATGACGCGCTGGCTGTATTCGGCATCGGCCGGGGAGTGGGTGACCATGGCAATCGTCGTACCGGCTTCGTTCAGCTGGGTCAACAGGTTCATGACCTCCTCGCCGTGCGTGGAGTCCAGGTTACCCGTGGGCTCATCCGCCAGGATGAGTTTGGGCCCCGCCACAACGGCGCGGGCAATGGCCACGCGCTGCTGCTGACCACCGGAAAGCTGCTGCGGGAAGTGGCCTTGCCGGTGCGTGATCTGCACCGAATCGAGTGCCGCCTGGACCCGCTCTTTACGCTCGTCGCTCGGCATGCCGAGGTACAGCAGCGGCAGTTCCACGTTTTCGTGGACCGTGAGCTCATCAATCAGGTTGAAGCTCTGGAAGACGAATCCGATGTTGCCCTTGCGGAGCTGGGCCCGCTGGCGTTCGCTCAGGTTCGAGATTTCCGTATCCAGGAACCAGTATTCACCGGCCGTCGGGTTGTCGAGCAGGCCCATGATGTTCAGCAGGGTGGACTTGCCACAGCCGGACGGTCCCATGATGGACACGAACTCGCCTTCCTTGATTTCCAGGTTGACGTTGTTGAGGGCGGTCGTTTCGACTTCCTCGGTGATGTACGCCTTCTTGAGGTTTTTTGTCTTGATCATGGTGTTTGTCAGTTGAATACCAGGCGGTCTGCCTCGTTGAACGTTTCGTAGGAGGAAGTGACGACTTGCTGGCCGGGCTCGAGTCCCTCGACCACCTCGTACACTTCGAGATTCTTGCGGCTGAGACGGATGGGCTGCTTGACGGCAAATTCCCCCGACTCATCAAGGACGTAGATCCAGTTGCCCCCCGTGGACTGGAAGAACCCACCGAGCGGCACGACCACGGCTTCCGTGGGATCACTCATTTCAAGCCGGGCGCGAACCGTTTGGCCCCGACGGATGGCATCCGGCTCTTCGCCCACGAAGTGCAGGTCCACTTCGAAGCGGCCCTGCTGGACCTGCGGGTAGACCCGGTGGACTTCCATTTCGTATTCCTGGCCGGCAATGGGCAGCGTGACGGCCTTCTGGCCCCGCATGACGCGGCTGATGTGGAACTCGTCCACCTGCGCACGGACCATGACGCCGTCCATGAGGTCCACCTGTCCGAACCGGTAGCCGGTGCTCACGATCTCACCCAACTGGGCATTGAGCTGGGACAGCCGGCCGTCCGCGGGCGCCCGGATGACCAGGTTCTCCAGGCGACTGTTGATGACCTGGAAATTCTGGTCCATGCGGGCGACGGCATCGGCCATCTGTTCGAGCTGCTGGGCCTGGCGCAGGGAATCCGTACGATAGGAACGCTGCGTCAAATCCATCCGGCTCAGGTAGTACTCGTATTCGTCCTTGATGCGCAGGTAGTCCTGTTCGGCCATCAATTCCTTGTCATACAGCTGCTTGGCCCGGGCGTGCTCGCGCTCCAGCCGCCGGATGTTGTACTGCATGTCCGTCAGCTGCTGCCGCGTGCTGAGGTTGCTCTGCTCCACCTGGAACCGGGTCTGTTCCAGACGATTGATCTGCTCAATCCGGGACGTTTCGGTCTGGAGGAGGCTCAGTTGCAGCCCACTGTTGGACAGGCGCAGGATGGGGTCGCCTTCCTGCAGGATGGCGCCTTCCTGGACGAAGACCTCTTCGACCCGTCCGCCTTCGATGGCGTCCAGGAAGAACCAGTTCCGCGGCAGGACATTGCCTGTAATGGGGATGTTCTCCTGGAACGGGGCGAACCGCACTTCACTGATGGTGACGCGGTCGCGGTCCACGTTCAGGCGTCGACCGCCACTCGTGGAGGAAATACCCCAGGCAATCAGGGCCAGGAACGCAATGGCTCCCACGATCATCCCAATCCGGCGCGTCGTCCAGAATTTCCTGGCAATCTTCTTGTCCATGCCCTGTCCGCCTCCGTAACTGTCTCCGGAAGACGAATCGCCCTGGCCGCCATTGCCACGGGGCGCCAGAATGGA comes from Rhodothermales bacterium and encodes:
- a CDS encoding ABC transporter ATP-binding protein, coding for MIKTKNLKKAYITEEVETTALNNVNLEIKEGEFVSIMGPSGCGKSTLLNIMGLLDNPTAGEYWFLDTEISNLSERQRAQLRKGNIGFVFQSFNLIDELTVHENVELPLLYLGMPSDERKERVQAALDSVQITHRQGHFPQQLSGGQQQRVAIARAVVAGPKLILADEPTGNLDSTHGEEVMNLLTQLNEAGTTIAMVTHSPADAEYSQRVIHLFDGHVVTENFIQSHYIHQGN
- a CDS encoding HlyD family efflux transporter periplasmic adaptor subunit, which translates into the protein MSMDTTTEKNLPQEPPRKPTAASILAPRGNGGQGDSSSGDSYGGGQGMDKKIARKFWTTRRIGMIVGAIAFLALIAWGISSTSGGRRLNVDRDRVTISEVRFAPFQENIPITGNVLPRNWFFLDAIEGGRVEEVFVQEGAILQEGDPILRLSNSGLQLSLLQTETSRIEQINRLEQTRFQVEQSNLSTRQQLTDMQYNIRRLEREHARAKQLYDKELMAEQDYLRIKDEYEYYLSRMDLTQRSYRTDSLRQAQQLEQMADAVARMDQNFQVINSRLENLVIRAPADGRLSQLNAQLGEIVSTGYRFGQVDLMDGVMVRAQVDEFHISRVMRGQKAVTLPIAGQEYEMEVHRVYPQVQQGRFEVDLHFVGEEPDAIRRGQTVRARLEMSDPTEAVVVPLGGFFQSTGGNWIYVLDESGEFAVKQPIRLSRKNLEVYEVVEGLEPGQQVVTSSYETFNEADRLVFN